aaggaggaaaacaggcacctaaagtagccaagaaaggtgaaaaaagagccggcaaaaaaggaggaaagattggtggaactggtgaaaagaaacgcaagagaaagagaaaggaaagttatgctatttacatctacaatgttttgaaacaagttcacccagatgtcggagtttcaagcaaagctatgagcatcatgaactcatttgtcaacgacatctttgagcgcattgcttccgaagcttcgcgtttggctcttcaaaacaaaaagtcgaccatctcttctcgtgaaattcaaaccgcagtacgtcttctcttgcctggagaacttgcaaaacacgcagtcagtgaaggaacaaaagccgtcacaaaatacacaagcagcaagtaaaccaacgtctaccaaacacaaacggtcttttttaagaccacacatctttaaaaaaacatttacttggcgtcactacaagttaaccgaagttaataaaa
This is a stretch of genomic DNA from Hydractinia symbiolongicarpus strain clone_291-10 chromosome 9, HSymV2.1, whole genome shotgun sequence. It encodes these proteins:
- the LOC130656577 gene encoding histone H2B, gonadal-like, with the protein product MSDAAAKGGKQAPKVAKKGEKRAGKKGGKIGGTGEKKRKRKRKESYAIYIYNVLKQVHPDVGVSSKAMSIMNSFVNDIFERIASEASRLALQNKKSTISSREIQTAVRLLLPGELAKHAVSEGTKAVTKYTSSK